In Triticum urartu cultivar G1812 chromosome 6, Tu2.1, whole genome shotgun sequence, the following proteins share a genomic window:
- the LOC125517599 gene encoding glycosyltransferase family 92 protein Os08g0121900-like, giving the protein MPRHRRCSRLRRIVGGVSVGALLLLAGSGGHNAYSGRPVFSLPLGLGAPFPLVADSPAPPPFPFAADFSPSPSPQSQHSPFRLSDDSLARRLLPLRLRASQSPPQQDADAVLLPDQEVLILDDAEPTGDAICAFQGGASSPARPLGRLPASGLHAYVCRLPDPAQSFQQLQAPLLLHSSTSSVAAAAPDSPSPSPGRALLNWSSDPIVFDSALLDGGDLLVFAKGISRRQGLQCLYRYSDGADTMLATTPAITSVQQVTRCPSPPTPVKSGGSTKVLVTLGVTGEDPMPSVATFRRQQAESSLVTPQKSSICACTMGRNISKFLREWALYHSAIGVDQFFIYDNGSEDNLAGLVAQLISSGLNITTVPWPWTKVQEAGLSHCAATQQASCQWMAVIDVDEFIFSTSWAGLEKPSKSLLEPVISVDDSVGQIYLACYDFAPSGQTAHPPEGVCQGYTCRLKSPQRHKSLVRLDAVEPSFMNVVHHFKLKPAFKSIWTAFARVNHYKYQAWPEFKVKFKRRVSAYVADWKDPINLDSKDRAPGLGVNDVEPEGWAQKYCEVKDNILKLLTARWFGVGFGNPH; this is encoded by the coding sequence ATGCCGCGACACCGCCGCTGCAGCCGGCTGCGCCGCATCGTCGGCGGCGTCTCAGTCGGAGCTCTCCTGCTGTTAGCCGGAAGCGGAGGCCACAACGCCTACTCGGGCCGCCCGGTCTTCTCGCTGCCCCTCGGCCTCGGCGCCCCCTTCCCGCTCGTCGCCGACAGTCCGGCGCCCCCGCCCTTCCCGTTCGCTGCCGACTTTTCTCCGTCGCCGTCCCCGCAATCCCAACACTCGCCCTTCCGCCTCAGCGATGACAGCCTCGCGCGGCGCCTTCTGCCCCTCCGCCTCCGCGCCAGCCAATCGCCGCCGCAGCAGGACGCGGATGCGGTCCTCCTTCCCGACCAGGAGGTCCTGATCCTGGACGACGCTGAGCCTACCGGCGACGCCATCTGCGCCTTCCAGGGCGGGGCTTCCTCCCCGGCGAGACCGCTCGGGAGGCTGCCGGCGTCCGGACTTCACGCATACGTCTGCCGCCTTCCCGACCCAGCGCAGAGCTTCCAGCAGCTCCAAGCGCCGCTCTTACTCCACTCCTCCACCTCCTCGGTCGCCGCAGCTGCTCCAGAttccccttctccttctccgGGCCGCGCATTGCTTAACTGGAGCAGCGACCCGATAGTGTTTGACTCGGCTCTTCTGGACGGAGGCGACTTGCTCGTCTTCGCTAAGGGAATCAGCCGCCGCCAAGGCCTTCAGTGCCTGTATCGCTACAGCGACGGCGCCGATACCATGCTGGCAACTACACCGGCAATCACCTCAGTACAGCAAGTTACTCGCTGCCCCTCGCCGCCGACACCTGTCAAGTCAGGAGGAAGCACCAAGGTTCTTGTCACACTAGGGGTCACCGGCGAGGATCCCATGCCCTCCGTTGCAACCTTTCGTCGACAGCAAGCTGAATCTTCTTTGGTGACTCCTCAAAAGAGTTCAATTTGCGCCTGCACAATGGGACGCAACATCTCCAAGTTTCTCAGGGAGTGGGCACTCTACCATAGTGCGATTGGGGTGGATCAGTTCTTTATCTATGATAATGGCAGCGAGGACAACTTGGCAGGCCTAGTGGCGCAGCTCATATCCTCCGGGCTCAACATCACAACCGTGCCATGGCCTTGGACCAAGGTCCAAGAAGCTGGTCTGTCTCATTGCGCGGCCACACAGCAAGCTTCGTGCCAATGGATGGCTGTCATAGATGTCGATGAATTCATCTTCTCAACAAGCTGGGCAGGATTAGAGAAGCCATCAAAATCTTTGCTAGAGCCCGTTATTTCTGTTGATGATAGCGTTGGCCAAATATACCTTGCTTGTTATGATTTTGCCCCCTCGGGCCAAACAGCACATCCACCGGAGGGGGTCTGCCAGGGCTACACTTGCCGGTTGAAGAGCCCGCAGCGGCACAAATCCTTGGTCCGTCTCGACGCCGTGGAACCATCCTTCATGAATGTGGTCCATCATTTTAAGCTCAAGCCTGCTTTCAAAAGCATCTGGACTGCGTTCGCACGTGTTAACCACTACAAATACCAAGCTTGGCCGGAGTTCAAAGTCAAGTTCAAGAGGCGTGTGTCCGCTTACGTGGCAGATTGGAAAGATCCGATCAACCTCGACTCAAAGGACCGGGCTCCTGGCTTAGGAGTTAATGACGTCGAACCAGAAGGCTGGGCCCAAAAATACTGCGAGGTTAAAGACAATATCCTTAAGCTGTTGACTGCAAGATGGTTCGGTGTCGGATTTGGGAACCCTCATTAG